The Dehalococcoidales bacterium DNA window ACGGCGACTAGAGAGAAACCGAGCTACCAGTTGTCATGTGTCTTCGGTTGTCGGCACAGGCGCCGACAAGCCTAACGGCAACCCGGTCGGCGTGCTGTGCCTGAGTATGGAAGAAGCGCTCGCCCGAAAGTGCGAGCGCTTCTTCTTTCTCTCAACCAGCCAGGTTACCAATCGCTATTCACCGCTCCACTGTGGCTCCCGCTTCTCCACCCAGGCCTGCGGGCCTTCCTTCGTGTCCGGGCTTGTCGAGTTTATCAGCATCGCCATCTCGGCCATCTCCAGGTTGATATTCCGGTACATGTCCATGCCCCGCCACAGCAGACGCTTGGCGAACTGGGTAGCCACCGGTGCCTGGGTAAACTGCCGGCAGAACTCCCGGGTCTTCTCCATCAACTCATCGTGGGGGACCACCAGGCTCACGTAGCCGATACGCAGTGCTTCTTCGGCATCAATCATCCGGCCCGACCAGATAAGCTCCAGGGCCTTGGCAATACCCACGATGCGCGGCAGGAAGTAGCACCCGGCATCACCGGGTAGCAGTCCCACCCGCACGTAGTTCATGCCCACACGAGCCTTGTCCGACATTATCCTGATATCGGCCATGCTGGCCATATCCATTCCGGCCCCGGCAGCGGGCCCGTTGATAGCGGCAATGTAGGGCTTGTCAAAGGTCTCCAGGACACGCGGCACCCGGTGAACGCCGAGTCGCATGTAATTGCGCCGGGCATAGAGGGGTTGCGCCTGCCCTCCACCGGCAGCCGCCTTGACATCCATCCCGGAGCAGAACCCCCTGCCAGCGCCGGTCACT harbors:
- a CDS encoding enoyl-CoA hydratase/isomerase family protein, yielding MVYQDILYEVDEYIGTITLNRPQSLNAFTDTLLTEWVDAIETAKRDPGVRVLIVTGAGRGFCSGMDVKAAAGGGQAQPLYARRNYMRLGVHRVPRVLETFDKPYIAAINGPAAGAGMDMASMADIRIMSDKARVGMNYVRVGLLPGDAGCYFLPRIVGIAKALELIWSGRMIDAEEALRIGYVSLVVPHDELMEKTREFCRQFTQAPVATQFAKRLLWRGMDMYRNINLEMAEMAMLINSTSPDTKEGPQAWVEKREPQWSGE